In Corvus moneduloides isolate bCorMon1 chromosome 3, bCorMon1.pri, whole genome shotgun sequence, one DNA window encodes the following:
- the RP1L1 gene encoding retinitis pigmentosa 1-like 1 protein codes for MTQVPADYLSNTSSYNYEPPLPSVARASTLTRVPPAKKITFFKSGDPQFAGVKMAINQRSFKSFHALMDDLSHRVPLPFGVRTITTPRGIHCISELDQLEDGGCYLCSDKKYVKPISITSGGHRPAPPRNSRPSSTTRRVAQEGKLEDYSTPFTYHGPRIPKKITLVKNGESGFRRSIILNRRNARSFKTLLDEITEILQFPVKKLYTVDGKKIDSMQALLHCPNVLVCVGREPFKPVSMENLRKHSVEKLPNLPPCSNNGNNVNENNEMNFGLKAKKSIIHPRSASSNRSMRFSLSSEKSYPNGLAASPDNGAPFSNGCPHPKPGDLVQSLVNDDIEKRVHVNKDGSLSVEMKVRFRLLNDETLQWSTQIKKSNLMNQLPCEESGVEEDSGVDPLQKMNPEASSEADDSLYPCDIDSYMSKLEESECDEAHCHSCGKKHRDYDIWKNPIHTSQREEPSVQSTWHTRSSCSSTSSRRRVVHKKMKSVDSIYTTSSEEYSEHIVQESSSYSETIKNRVAYRSLKKCMCRSDLSTGASNGEEQQEHTRTSTGNSQRPSSLGLMSHSSCENNLDTQDTSEDHEITKTISQNEDENCFEASSVKCLKGDAEEIESSRVGSVMSRSSLQSRQSKKNGCEEMSSVGRSMSSSSLQKANQGDNTRCSSPANSMHSKSSNGTMPKEKSEQGDPSDENPVVSSFSSESFPKKEAEEVEAEQEESEVNEASSVSAKTKPSQSIRGESSEGERCSTQGTHRSRASDRNSKKSGSDENVPCSVSCSSRGSKKSKHSHVHLDAQSEISVSSLESTLNKKKHSLHADDGRSGSRASVFSKSSCETKKKSVGDATSHKSGSLHSNISSTSEAEATGGPAEEKSSKSTADGCSESSKSSKKRSHKEESNRPSSLCSSSSSPNGKAGEGHAKISSELSSSKQGSMSGSVCSKVDHPAEDGIRNGNPTSSSSRASSKSEIKAKCVSTQISQETDDRCSQSNMSLSSKSRRTNKNNLHVKVSNSSRASVSETMSVCSLHCPAPPKGKPKRKNMRSIMLKNSSISSIGTESMLTAGKGQKEILDSSKATSYYSKSAATEVNGQNNKETDDSCNKKAEGEIEDTGIQEEGGDLMPSALPNASPEEVVQEWLRKIPSETLLMKYEMEDDGEEEGAESTTEVSHCTNAEEAPEEEKAEEKHEEEEAEKDEANDEAKDEAKDEAKADMEEEKAEDTAINEEAEECVNQEEISEVAPEAAKAEQAECKQSVTSSQNNSKRDLPSSVQTSVQIMKALLSSKHETKFDRSNSLPEVSPTMGRKLSNSANILITCLASLQLLDEESEDPSENSKLLNKSRYTELLNIFQALWFGCTAERSSPSSGQEASEQAKPVSASKAPKSMDHAFTPMSSSGVDVCSGSSGSGEECTAGAVLVAQKTVEFKPAEQVENSEIGTELTEVEEKSKEEEQPSRPSTACSEAKVEEKAESAREESLIQKEEENKEDQGSNCEQGQEEGGENENEEENKLAETGELEEAEAVNEEVPQENPEEADQPATTDDANVGDANGGTELKDELEGQPQEESPNDPEPKVDTSTSVAKSLVQQNSMDPDPTWVLRLLKKIEKEFMAHYVNAMNELKVRWNLQDNQQMDEMILELKEDVSKRIQKSIEKELRKIRSRAGRRMPRPPEEPPTHESKLQTEQRRWRLQTMHKKSLFGDKNGTQTRLEETSDLSFNVDKDFDLSAALEDSISKQSSEEEYCPCDSCVRKKLASRPARAPVVATNAPVMKAFDLKQILRLKKDDNKEAIIAEEAQDTKTLPNGSVEEGAENEEKDEGEPQAGETEAEEDEGKEPELKEGDSTMLNGDGEEPEVAESQNAEVEDEAKNEETKEEEAEEGGEETKEGEEEEAKEEEEETKEEEEEEKEEEEEQEEEAQNKEQEAEEKSKGEDEGENDAQETEEPEDEDVVADDEAETSECRGDTEGSGTDNNPEGDAEEGNEEAEKDEVEAAEDAKPESGDEAEEKNSEGGEKPDGNDEEPTGDDPDKAHEKHKDQGNNKISKKASKTKGKKTSKRLETLKKSTAFSCYSSVGNFSQQSQKGSDDEEEGVVEEEGVVEEECKGDNNPMSDHPNGEVQSDESSKPSQMYPDSEEEEEDKESSGSDPVEDEEQGDAEGADPKEAENTEEVQASKKKVNSDEIDQDDLDF; via the exons ATCGACAGCATGCAGGCCCTGCTCCACTGCCCCAACGTGCTGGTGTGTGTCGGCCGGGAGCCGTTCAAGCCTGTATCCATGGAGAATTTGAGGAAACACTCAGTGGAGAAGCTGCCCAacctgcctccctgctccaaCAATGGCAACAATGTCAACGAGAACAATGAAA TGAACTTCGGACTGAAAGCCAAGAAAAGCATTATCCATCCACGGTCAGCATCCAGCAACAGGTCGATGAGATTTTCCTTGTCATCAGAAAAGTCATACCCCAACGGCCTCGCAGCCTCTCCGGACAACGGGGCACCCTTCTCCAATGGCTGCCCTCACCCAAAACCTGGGGACCTGGTCCAGTCCTTGGTCAACGATGACATCGAGAAGCGGGTCCACGTGAACAAGGACGGGAGCTTGTCTGTGGAGATGAAAGTTCGCTTCCGCTTGCTCAACGACGAGACTTTGCAGTGGTCTACCCAGATCAAAAAGTCCAACTTGATGAACCAGCTGCCTTGTGAAGAGTCAGGGGTGGAGGAGGACAGTGGAGTAGATCCCCTACAGAAAATGAACCCAGAAGCCAGCTCAGAGGCAGATGATTCCTTATATCCCTGTGATATCGATTCCTACATGTCCAAACTTGAGGAATCAGAATGTGACGAGGCCCACTGTCACAGCTGTGGAAAGAAACACCGGGACTATGACATTTGGAAGAACCCCATACACACATCCCAGAGGGAAGAGCCCAGTGTGCAAAGCACCTGGCACACGCGATCGTCGTGCTCCAGCACATCTTCCCGGAGGAGAGTAGTccacaaaaaaatgaagtctgtgGATAGCATCTACACCACGTCCAGTGAGGAGTACTCTGAGCACATTGTGCAAGAGTCCTCATCCTACTCAGAGACTATAAAGAACAGAGTGGCATATCGATCTCTTAAAAAGTGTATGTGCCGAAGTGATTTATCTACAGGTGCTTCCAATGGAGAAGAACAGCAGGAACACACTCGGACAAGCACAGGAAACAGCCAGAGACCTTCATCCTTGGGCTTGATGTCACATTCAAGCTGTGAAAACAACCTGGATACTCAAGACACCTCTGAAGACCATGAGATCACCAAAACCATTTCACAAAATGAGGATGAAAATTGTTTCGAAGCTTCCTCTGTGAAGTGCTTGAAGGGTGATGCAGAAGAGATTGAAAGCAGCAGAGTTGGGAGTGTCATGTCCAGGTCATCCCTGCAGTCCAGGCAGAGCAAGAAGAATGGGTGTGAGGAAATGAGCAGTGTGGGCAGGAGCATGTCCTCCTCAAGCCTTCAGAAGGCAAATCAGGGAGACAACACCcggtgctccagccctgccaacAGCATGCACAGCAAGTCCAGTAACGGCACCATGCCAAAAGAAAAGAGTGAGCAGGGTGACCCCTCTGATGAAAACCCAGTGGTGTCCTCCTTCTCCAGTGAGTCCTTCCCCAAGAAAGAGGCTGAAGAggtggaagcagagcaggaagaaagtGAAGTCAATGAAGCCAGCTCAGTGTCAGCAAAAACAAAGCCAAGCCAATCAATCAGGGGTGAGAGCAGTGAAGGGGAACGATGTTCTACGCAAGGAACCCACCGTTCCAGGGCTAGTGACAGGAACAGTAAGAAAAGTGGCAGTGATGAGAACGTTCCATGCAGTGTCTCTTGCTCTTCCAGAGGGTCCAAAAAGAGCAAACACAGCCATGTTCATTTGGATGCACAGTCTGAAATATCTGTGTCTTCACTTGAGTCCACTCTGAATAAAAAGAAGCATTCCCTACATGCAGATGATGGGAGATCAGGCAGCAGAGCATCAGTTTTTTCCAAAAGCTCATGTGAAACCAAGAAAAAATCTGTTGGAGATGCCACGTCTCATAAGTCAGGATCTCTTCACTCAAACATTTCATCAACCAGTGAAGCAGAGGCAACTGGAGGTCCTGCTGAAGAGAAAAGCTCAAAAAGTACTGCCGATGGCTGCAGTGAATCCTCAAAAAGCTCAAAGAAGAGAAGCCataaagaagaaagcaacaggCCATCATCCCTCTGCTCAAGTTCTTCAAGTCCTAatggaaaagctggagagggtCATGCCAAGATTAGTTCAGAACTCTCTTCTTCAAAACAGGGAAGCATGAGTGGGAGTGTATGTTCAAAAGTTGACCACCCAGCTGAGGATGGGATTAGGAATGGAAATCCTACAAGTAGTTCCTCAAGAGCCTCTTCAAAGtcagaaataaaagctaaatGCGTGTCGACACAGATATCCCAGGAAACTGATGATAGGTGTTCACAATCAAACATGTCTCTATCTTCAAAATCAAGGCGGACAAACAAGAACAATCTTCATGTGAAGGTGTCAAACTCCAGCCGGGCATCGGTGTCGGAGACTATGTCAGTGTGTAGtctgcactgccctgctccaCCAAAAGGGaagccaaagagaaaaaatatgcGTTCAATCATGTTGAAGAACTCCTCCATCAGTAGCATCGGCACCGAATCCATGCTGACTGCAGGAAAAGGGCAGAAAGAAATTCTGGATTCCTCCAAAGCAACTTCCTACTACTCTAAATCTGCTGCAACTGAAGTAAATGGTCAGAATAATAAAGAGACTGATGATTCTTGTAACaaaaaagcagagggagagatAGAAGACACAGGCATTCAGGAGGAAGGGGGTGATTTAATGCCATCAGCTCTACCAAATGCATCTCCAGAAGAAGTTGTGCAAGAATGGCTCAGGAAAATCCCTTCAGAAACATTGCTTATGAAATATGAAATGGAAGAtgatggggaagaggaaggtgcAGAGTCAACCACTGAGGTATCACACTGTACAAATGCTGAGGAAGccccagaggaggaaaaagctgaggaaaagcatgaggaggaggaggctgaaaAGGATGAAGCAAATGATGAAGCAAAGGATGAAGCAAAGGATGAAGCAAAGGCTGacatggaagaagagaaagcagaagacaCAGCTATTAATGAAGAGGCTGAAGAATGTGTGAACCAGGAAGAAATCTCTGAGGTTGCACCTGAAGCTGCCAAAGCTGAGCAGGCAGAATGCAAGCAGTCAGTTACATCCAGCCAAAATAACAGCAAGAGAGACCTGCCATCCTCTGTCCAGACATCTGTCCAGATCATGAAGGCCTTGCTCAGTTCAAAACATGAGACCAAATTTGACCGATCAAACAGTTTGCCCGAAGTGTCCCCCACAATGGGGAGAAAACTGAGTAATTCCGCCAACATTTTGATTACTTGTCTTGCCAGCCTCCAACTCCTTGATGAAGAGTCAGAGGATCCATCAGAAAACTCAAAACTTTTGAATAAGTCAAGGTACACAGAGctgctaaatatttttcaagccCTGTGGTTTGGGTGCACTGCTGAAAGGAGCAGCCCAAGTTCAGGCCAAGAGGCAAGTGAGCAGGCAAAGCCAGTGTCTGCATCTAAagccccaaaatccatggaTCATGCCTTCACTCCCATGTCCTCCTCTGGGGTTGATGTTTGCAGTGGCTCTAGTGGCTCAGGAGAAGAGTGCACAGCTGGTGCTGTGTTGGTGGCACAGAAAACCGTGGAATTCAAACCAGCTGAGCAAGTAGAAAATTCAGAGATTGGCACAGAACTGACTGAGGTTGAGGAGAAAAGTAAAGAGGAAGAGCAGCCATCCCGCCCTTCCACAGCCTGCTCAGAGGCAAAAGTTGAGGAAAAAGCAGAGTCTGCTAGAGAGGAGTCTCTAAtccagaaggaagaagagaataaGGAGGATCAGGGCAGTAACTGTGAGCAGGGTcaggaggaagggggagaaaatgaaaatgaagaagaaaataaattagctGAAACTGGAGAACTGGAAGAAGCTGAAGCTGTGAATGAGGAAGTCCCACAAGAAAACCCTGAAGAAGCTGATCAGCCAGCGACCACTGATGATGCCAATGTCGGTGATGCTAATGGTGGGACGGAGCTGAAAGATGAGTTGGAAGGGCAGCCCCAAGAAGAGTCGCCAAATGACCCTGAGCCCAAAGTCGATACATCCACCAGTGTGGCCAAATCCCTTGTCCAGCAAAACTCTATGGATCCAGACCCAACTTGGGTCTTGAGACTGCTCAAGAAAATTGAGAAGGAGTTCATGGCTCACTATGTCAATGCCATGAATGAGTTAAAAGTCAGGTGGAACCTGCAAGACAACCAGCAGATGGATGAAATGATACTGGAGCTGAAGGAGGACGTGAGTAAAAGGATACAAAAGAGCATAGAGAAGGAGTTGAGGAAGATCAGAAGTAGGGCTGGAAGGAGAATGCCAAGACCTCCAGAGGAGCCACCCACACACGAGTCCAAACTCCAAactgagcagaggagatggcGACTGCAAACTATGCATAAAAAGTCCCTCTTTGGGGACAAGAATGGCACCCAGACGAGGCTGGAGGAGACGTCAGACTTATCATTCAACGTAGATAAAGATTTTGACCTTAGTGCAGCTTTGGAGGACAGCATTAGCAAACAATCCAGTGAGGAGGAATATTGTCCGTGTGACTCCTGTGTGAGGAAAAAATTGGCTTCCAGACCTGCCAGAGCCCCTGTGGTGGCCACCAATGCTCCGGTCATGAAAGCCTTTGATTTGAAGCAAATCCTGAGGCTGAAAAAAGATGACAATAAGGAAGCCATCATTGCAGAAGAAGCCCAGGACACCAAAACACTTCCCAATGGTTCTGTGGAGGAAGGGGCAGAAAATGAGGAGAAGGATGAGGGGGAACCTCAGGCAGGTGAAACAGAAGCGGAGGAGGATGAAGGAAAAGAACCAGAATTAAAAGAAGGTGACAGCACAATGTTGAATGGAGATGGAGAAGAACCTGAAGTAGCAGAGAGTCAAAATGCTGAGGTGGAGGATGAGGCCAAAAATGAAGAAAccaaagaagaagaagcagaggaaggaggggaagaaacaaaagaaggggaagaagaggaagcaaaagag gaggaggaagaaacaaaggaagaggaggaggaagaaaaagaggaagaggaggaacaagaagaagaagctCAAAATAAAGAGCAGGAAGCTGAAGAAAAGTCCAAAGGTGAAGATGAAGGTGAAAATGATGCTCAAGAAACAGAGGAGCCAGAGGATGAGGATGTTGTGGCTGATGATGAGGCAGAGACATCAGAATGCAGAGGAGATACTGAGGGCTCTGGAACTGACAACAATCCTGAAGGAGAtgctgaggaaggaaatgaagaagCTGAGAAAGATGAAGTTGAGGCAGCAGAAGATGCAAAACCAGAGTCAGGAGATGAGgctgaggagaaaaacagtGAAGGAGGTGAGAAACCTGATGGGAATGATGAGGAACCTACCGGTGATGACCCTGACAAGGCACATGAAAAACACAAAGACCAAGGCAACAACAAAATTTCCAAGAAAGCATCAAAAACCAAAGGcaagaaaaccagcaaaagGTTAGAGACTCTGAAAAAATCCACAGCCTTTTCTTGTTATTCTTCTGTTGGAAACTTCTCACAGCAATCCCAGAAGGGGTCTGATGATGAAGAGGAAGGAGTAGTTGAAGAGGAAGGAGTAGTTGAAGAAGAATGCAAAGGTGACAATAACCCCATGAGTGACCACCCCAATGGAGAGGTTCAAAGTGATGAGagctccaaaccctcccagATGTATCCTGAcagtgaggaagaagaagaggacaAAGAATCTTCAGGTTCTGATCCTGTGGAAgatgaggagcagggagatgctgaAGGTGCAGATCCAAAGGAGGCTGAAAACACTGAGGAAGTTCAGGCTTCTAAAAAGAAAGTCAACTCGGATGAGATTGACCAGGATGACCTGGACTTCTAG